CAGTCAGATCCCATCAGCCTGCGGAGTGACATGGAGTCAGATGCATTGTCAGGAGCCCCACATGTGGTGCGCTGAAATGCTCGCTGGGAAAGCTGGCACCCACCTGAGGAAGTTTAGGAACTCACAGCAGCCTGTCCACCACCTCCTCAGCTTGTCTCTGGGGAAAATGGTGCCCACAGAGTAAAGCATCAGCTTAAGGGACCCGCACAAGCTAACCCGTGGCTGAGGTGGGGCTCGGGGGGGCTTTGATGTGGAGGGCAGGAGGCTGTGGGCTGTCTCTGGGCTGACTCCTACTCTGTTCCCACGCAGGAGTGAGAAGTGACCAGAGAGTCGCAACTCCCAGATCAGTTTCACGTCCAACAGCAATTTTTTGAGTGTGAGATAAAGAAGCTGGAGATGGCAGTTTGCCGAGGATGGATAGGGTTTTAAGGGACACTTTTTAGAAACACCCCCAAAGTGCATTCCAGTGGGAAATGTGTAAAAATGCTGATGTTGGAAGAAGGAAAAGTATTTGGGAGAACGTTTGAAAAATTAGCACCTAAGAATCGTCAGACACCCACATTCAGCAAACAGAAACGCACCTTCTTCTCTTTCTATTTGGGCTTTAAGAGTCGACCTCCTCCGCGGGCCTTGGCAAGGCTCTGCCCGCAGGTGAGAAACCCCAGGGTCCGGCCCCCTCTCCGCACACCTGAGGGTCTGATAATCGGCGTCGCTTTGTGGGGACCTGATGGCCCAACCCGGCAGCAAGAGCAGCGTCTATAGGTAGAGGGGCCCCAACTGTGTGGGAAGCCAGGGGGCTTCTTACACTCTGCTGGGGTGAGGATGACAAGCTTGGGGGACCCCGACAGCCAGAGTCTGGGTTGAATTTTCCTGAGAAGCCTTCTTTTTGATACTGAACTGCTGCACGTGCTTTATTTGAAGGCGCCTGTGTCTGCTCGGGTGACTTTTGGCAATACTGCTGATGAAGCTtgtcaaatttttctttaatatcatcGTAGCGATCCCTGGCAAAGCCTAGAGGTTGTACCCTGGGTAGTGAAATGGCTTTGTTGAGTGGTACCGATTTCTGAAACTTTCCCAGATCACTTCCTGGACAAACAAGGTCAACGGTCTGCTCTGGGCGGCCTGGACTGTGTGTGGGGCCGGTCTTTGAAAGTGAGGGGAAGGGACCACTCTTCGGCAGGCAGCTACCCTCTCTGATGGATCTTCTGCTCAGGCCTTCAAAGGCCTCACTCAGCCTCTTAGCTTTTGATCTGCGGAGAGGGCTGCTCAGCCCGTAGGCTTCTAAGCCCTGGGGGCTACCAGGGCTTGCGGGACCACCTCGGTACACATCCACGGCTGAGGAGCCGGGCGGGTAAGTCAGGCTGGGCCGCTTCCCAGTACTCAAGCAATACTCCTGATGAAGCTTGTCAAATTTGATGTCGATTTCCTTAAAGCGACTCCCCGCCTGGCCATGCAGGATTCTGGGTCTGGAAGCTATTTTTACAGGAGAAATCAACCACTTTAAGGTCACGAACCTGTTTTCCTGATCAAGATGAGACACCGCTTTGGAGTCTAAGTAAGTCAATGACAAATGCTTCCGGGGCATTTCCTGAAGCTCCTTCCAAGGTGAAGCGAATGTATGGATCTG
This portion of the Cervus canadensis isolate Bull #8, Minnesota chromosome 2, ASM1932006v1, whole genome shotgun sequence genome encodes:
- the LOC122437280 gene encoding Holliday junction recognition protein isoform X2; this encodes MPAVPWSPSKNELRRKYLTQVDILLQDEGCLECAGYREGKDTHVTLAPSLASPTRPAQGYCGDVSEDSPGGPLQLPPSPREGDASHSCSAGLAVVPRGDGIPLQGTGGEAEDVCNATLSDLYAGMLHSMSRLLGARPSCIISTKTLIGQNWSSRRRHRCKGRMNRTSCRGGGRSRRNPQERRPTCSKPLKDAVALRDRGNLPDVSASKMGSKSGRALLKVNKPQIHTFASPWKELQEMPRKHLSLTYLDSKAVSHLDQENRFVTLKWLISPVKIASRPRILHGQAGSRFKEIDIKFDKLHQEYCLSTGKRPSLTYPPGSSAVDVYRGGPASPGSPQGLEAYGLSSPLRRSKAKRLSEAFEGLSRRSIREGSCLPKSGPFPSLSKTGPTHSPGRPEQTVDLVCPGSDLGKFQKSVPLNKAISLPRVQPLGFARDRYDDIKEKFDKLHQQYCQKSPEQTQAPSNKARAAVQYQKEGFSGKFNPDSGCRGPPSLSSSPQQSVRSPLASHTVGAPLPIDAALAAGLGHQVPTKRRRLSDPQVCGEGAGPWGFSPAGRALPRPAEEVDS